A window of the Patescibacteria group bacterium genome harbors these coding sequences:
- the pheT gene encoding phenylalanine--tRNA ligase subunit beta has product MKLSYNWLKEFVDLPADPKQVAELITAHVAEVETIHDQAAAFEHIVVGEVLEAKRHPNADKLNIGQFNVGEALPRQIVFGGKAILEPGQKLPIALTGAVLPNGLTIVERKLRGEVSQGMCCLNSELGILDGADKVNFFSESVAPGTLLSEALGFTDTIIEIDNKTLTHRADLFSHVGFARELSVILKTPLKLPALTQPDPNSDISYKVKVAAVKDCKRYLGIVLDNINVKSSPDWLKQKLQAVGVRSINNVVDITNYVMCEYGQPLHAFDYNKISGTVSVRFAKQSETLTGLDGKNYELNDSILVIADSKIPLALAGIMGGADSAITDQTTTVALESATFNPTTIRLGAQQLSIRTDASTRHEKNLPTVLAELGFLRAIQLLIELADAKIVSNIVDEDNDLSTTEPINLDLNYVHKLIGVTLPETEIKNTLTALGCTVTKDWLVTSPAHRTDLIIPEELIEEIARIYGYSNIEPQPLVAQLVPQVIESTYELGQSLIERAARAGGVEVCNYSFNKTGHTKLLNPINPELPYLRESLIPNLLECIKRNLNTGARDFTLVEYGHVYLESGEEIHLALSCVGNSAQIYRKTKGFAELLNLPSDTIQLDQIKKWFVATLEVNLSALATLLPATKPITPISELPGIELDISVDFPEATPWSDIKPVILQAGEPLIKKLTVFDIFKTALGIRMYLHGGNRTLTMDEAENLRHTVIAKLTNKFHAIHRK; this is encoded by the coding sequence ATGAAATTATCCTATAATTGGCTCAAAGAATTTGTCGATCTACCGGCCGATCCAAAACAGGTAGCTGAATTAATCACAGCTCATGTGGCCGAAGTTGAAACCATCCATGATCAAGCCGCTGCTTTTGAACATATTGTGGTAGGGGAAGTACTTGAGGCTAAACGACATCCTAATGCTGATAAACTAAATATTGGTCAATTTAATGTCGGTGAAGCTTTGCCGCGTCAGATTGTCTTTGGTGGTAAGGCCATATTAGAACCTGGTCAAAAATTACCCATTGCCCTAACTGGTGCAGTTTTACCAAATGGTCTGACTATTGTGGAGAGAAAATTACGCGGCGAGGTCTCACAAGGGATGTGTTGTTTGAACTCTGAATTAGGTATTCTTGACGGTGCAGATAAGGTAAATTTTTTTTCGGAATCGGTTGCGCCTGGTACGTTGTTATCAGAAGCCTTAGGTTTTACTGACACGATTATTGAAATAGACAATAAAACCCTGACGCATCGCGCTGATTTATTTTCTCATGTCGGTTTTGCGCGGGAACTTAGTGTTATTTTAAAAACCCCTCTAAAATTACCAGCTTTAACGCAACCAGACCCCAACTCTGACATCTCATACAAAGTAAAAGTTGCAGCTGTTAAGGATTGTAAACGGTACCTGGGAATCGTTCTGGATAATATTAACGTAAAATCTTCACCAGACTGGTTGAAACAAAAACTTCAAGCCGTGGGTGTGAGATCGATCAACAATGTAGTAGACATTACCAATTATGTCATGTGTGAATATGGTCAGCCGTTACATGCCTTTGATTATAATAAAATTTCCGGAACTGTGTCCGTGCGGTTTGCCAAACAAAGTGAAACACTAACTGGTTTAGATGGAAAAAATTATGAACTAAATGATTCAATTCTAGTGATTGCTGATAGTAAAATACCGCTAGCCTTAGCTGGAATAATGGGTGGAGCCGATTCGGCTATTACTGATCAAACTACTACAGTGGCGCTAGAATCGGCGACCTTTAATCCAACCACGATTCGATTAGGAGCCCAGCAATTATCTATCCGCACCGATGCCAGTACGCGCCATGAAAAAAATTTACCAACCGTTCTAGCGGAACTTGGTTTTCTTAGAGCTATTCAATTATTAATTGAATTAGCCGATGCTAAAATTGTCTCAAATATTGTTGATGAGGATAATGATTTGTCTACCACCGAACCTATTAATTTAGATTTAAATTATGTTCATAAACTTATTGGAGTCACACTACCGGAAACTGAGATAAAAAATACGTTGACGGCTTTGGGTTGTACTGTAACTAAGGATTGGTTGGTAACGTCACCCGCGCACCGTACCGATCTAATTATTCCAGAAGAGTTAATTGAAGAGATTGCTCGGATATATGGTTATAGTAATATTGAACCTCAACCATTAGTGGCGCAGTTAGTTCCACAAGTGATTGAGTCAACTTATGAATTAGGACAAAGTCTGATTGAACGAGCTGCACGAGCTGGGGGAGTTGAAGTGTGTAATTACTCATTTAATAAAACGGGTCACACTAAATTATTGAACCCAATCAATCCGGAGTTGCCTTATTTACGAGAAAGTTTAATCCCAAATTTATTGGAATGTATAAAAAGAAATCTAAATACCGGGGCACGTGATTTTACCTTGGTTGAGTACGGTCATGTTTATCTTGAATCTGGAGAAGAAATTCATTTAGCTTTAAGCTGTGTTGGAAATAGTGCACAAATTTACCGAAAGACAAAAGGTTTTGCTGAATTGTTAAATCTACCCAGTGACACTATCCAATTAGATCAAATCAAAAAATGGTTTGTCGCCACTCTCGAAGTAAACCTGTCTGCCCTAGCTACCCTGCTACCAGCTACTAAACCCATCACCCCCATTTCCGAATTACCCGGTATTGAGTTAGATATCTCCGTGGATTTTCCTGAAGCCACACCTTGGTCAGATATCAAACCTGTCATTCTCCAAGCCGGTGAACCATTGATAAAAAAACTGACGGTTTTTGATATATTCAAAACTGCTCTGGGTATCAGAATGTATCTGCATGGCGGAAACAGAACCTTAACTATGGACGAAGCGGAGAATTTACGGCATACTGTTATCGCTAAGTTAACGAATAAATTTCATGCCATCCACCGAAAATAA
- the pheS gene encoding phenylalanine--tRNA ligase subunit alpha codes for MKNQLIDQSLPGEAIKLGQLHPLRLVQNELVDVFRSMSFAVYEGNERETEDYCFEFLNIPKTHPARDLQDTFYLDTNRPDGLKEVMRTHTSNMQVRLMQKLTPPLRVVVPGRVFRNEAIDASHEHTFYQMEGFVVDKDISIANLTYMLKLAMSKLLNSDIKVRLRPGYFPYVEPGFEADCSCVACAGKGCAVCKHTGWVEMLGCGMIHPKVFAAAGYKPGQYTGFAFGMGIDRLAMMKYGIKDIRYFMNNDLRFLSQF; via the coding sequence ATGAAGAACCAGTTAATTGATCAATCATTACCGGGAGAAGCTATCAAACTTGGTCAGCTTCACCCGCTGCGTTTAGTACAAAACGAGTTGGTCGATGTTTTTCGATCGATGAGTTTTGCTGTGTATGAAGGTAATGAGCGTGAAACGGAAGATTATTGTTTTGAATTTTTAAACATTCCTAAAACTCATCCGGCGCGCGATTTGCAAGACACTTTTTATCTTGATACTAACCGCCCTGACGGCTTAAAAGAAGTGATGCGCACACACACTTCCAATATGCAGGTTCGGCTCATGCAAAAACTTACACCACCATTACGTGTGGTTGTGCCAGGCCGAGTGTTTCGTAATGAAGCCATTGATGCTTCACATGAGCATACTTTCTATCAAATGGAAGGTTTTGTGGTGGATAAAGACATCTCAATTGCCAATCTGACATATATGTTAAAACTAGCTATGTCGAAATTACTGAATAGTGATATCAAGGTAAGGCTTAGACCGGGTTATTTCCCATATGTCGAACCAGGTTTTGAAGCGGATTGTTCGTGTGTGGCTTGCGCTGGTAAAGGCTGTGCGGTTTGTAAACATACCGGTTGGGTGGAAATGTTAGGCTGCGGCATGATTCATCCTAAAGTGTTTGCCGCAGCTGGATATAAACCCGGCCAATATACTGGCTTTGCCTTTGGTATGGGTATAGATCGGCTCGCTATGATGAAATACGGTATTAAGGATATTCGTTACTTTATGAACAATGATTTAAGGTTTTTGTCCCAATTCTAA
- a CDS encoding protein phosphatase 2C domain-containing protein — MSEPKREPKPPRPLPESESREKEPFDVGIAQEPDPGHTVCEDAYTADPEHGFFAVYDGAGGITGARAAAELARAMVTQYLDKNLTDDITDIKAIRQIIEQAVYFSDGHIIDDLTEGATTATVVIIRKLGDKTIAICASVGDSRFYVKKQSSELLQVSVDDNYLTQLDIAGKPITLAEINRLNRLFSTIRSVDELDSEKKYVLDDNKFSERTLYKMLNLTSVLGGQEANEVHIVTKVLEAGDTLVLCTDGISDLVPHNDLAAGINPDDSAQVNADRLLQLSKDGLRIGPNNKTEDDRTVIVIKGKNQTK, encoded by the coding sequence ATGTCTGAACCAAAGCGCGAACCAAAACCACCTAGACCGTTACCTGAATCAGAAAGCAGGGAGAAAGAACCGTTTGATGTTGGTATTGCCCAAGAACCAGACCCTGGTCATACCGTGTGTGAAGACGCTTATACCGCCGATCCAGAACATGGTTTCTTTGCCGTTTATGATGGTGCCGGTGGTATTACAGGTGCCCGCGCTGCCGCCGAATTAGCCCGCGCCATGGTTACACAATATTTAGATAAAAATTTGACTGACGATATCACTGATATCAAAGCAATTCGCCAAATTATTGAACAGGCTGTGTATTTTTCCGATGGTCATATAATTGATGATTTGACAGAAGGTGCCACCACAGCGACGGTTGTTATAATACGAAAATTGGGGGATAAAACAATAGCCATTTGTGCGTCTGTTGGTGATTCTCGTTTTTATGTCAAGAAACAATCCAGTGAGTTACTACAAGTATCAGTCGATGATAATTATTTAACTCAATTAGATATAGCCGGTAAACCAATTACACTAGCAGAAATAAATAGGTTAAATCGATTATTTAGTACAATACGTTCAGTTGATGAATTGGATAGCGAAAAAAAATATGTTCTTGATGATAATAAATTTTCTGAACGAACCTTGTATAAAATGTTAAATCTTACCAGTGTATTAGGTGGTCAAGAAGCAAATGAAGTACACATTGTTACAAAAGTGCTAGAAGCCGGTGATACACTAGTGTTATGTACTGATGGCATATCCGATCTTGTGCCACATAACGATCTGGCAGCTGGTATTAACCCTGATGACTCTGCCCAAGTTAATGCCGATCGTTTATTACAGTTATCCAAAGATGGCTTACGGATTGGTCCGAACAATAAAACAGAGGATGACCGAACGGTGATAGTGATTAAAGGTAAAAATCAAACCAAATAG
- a CDS encoding FoF1 ATP synthase subunit a: MAETTDTQPITAEQVSEEHSEEGGIHVSLKPEVIFNIGPMPVTNSMLSAYTVSLFLIVLTVIIRLKLKTVPGKLQFFYETVLTSVYGFIKDTTKNEPLTKWFFPVFMTLVMFFWTANMANFIPGLLALRVNGAHLYRPALADYALVIGVTLCMFIFSQFTVFKFVGVKMYLKHFFNFSSPINFFVGLLEMIGEVARVLSLSFRLFGNIFSEEVLMLVMLSIAPFVAPIPFAMLGLLTATIQAILFPLLLLLFVNISVEEGLHAQHAQLTNS, encoded by the coding sequence ATGGCCGAGACAACGGACACACAACCGATCACAGCTGAGCAAGTCAGTGAAGAACACTCCGAGGAAGGTGGCATTCATGTTAGCTTAAAACCCGAGGTTATTTTCAATATCGGCCCAATGCCAGTAACAAATTCAATGCTATCGGCCTATACAGTTAGCCTGTTTTTAATAGTGTTGACAGTTATTATTCGTCTTAAATTAAAAACTGTTCCAGGCAAATTACAATTTTTCTATGAGACAGTACTTACTAGTGTATATGGTTTTATTAAGGATACCACCAAAAATGAACCACTAACCAAATGGTTTTTCCCAGTCTTTATGACCCTGGTAATGTTCTTTTGGACGGCTAATATGGCTAATTTTATCCCTGGTTTATTGGCTTTACGCGTGAATGGAGCTCATTTATATCGCCCGGCTTTGGCCGATTACGCCTTAGTTATTGGGGTGACTTTATGCATGTTTATTTTTTCTCAATTTACCGTCTTTAAGTTTGTTGGAGTAAAAATGTACTTAAAACACTTTTTTAATTTTTCTAGTCCAATAAATTTCTTTGTTGGCTTGCTGGAAATGATCGGTGAAGTCGCCCGGGTGTTGTCATTATCATTTCGTTTATTTGGTAATATTTTCTCGGAAGAAGTTTTGATGTTAGTAATGTTATCGATTGCACCATTTGTTGCCCCCATTCCCTTTGCCATGCTTGGTTTATTAACGGCCACCATTCAGGCGATATTGTTTCCCCTGCTGTTGTTGCTGTTTGTAAATATTTCCGTGGAGGAAGGCCTTCATGCCCAGCATGCTCAATTAACTAATTCATAA
- the atpE gene encoding ATP synthase F0 subunit C encodes MDIEVAKMFAAAIAVSVGCAGPAIAQGLMAKQTMESIGRNPSIENTIFSKLVIAMAITESLGIYSLVIALLILFV; translated from the coding sequence ATGGATATCGAAGTTGCAAAAATGTTCGCCGCCGCCATCGCCGTCAGTGTCGGTTGTGCTGGCCCAGCGATCGCGCAAGGCCTAATGGCTAAACAAACCATGGAATCGATCGGGCGTAATCCCAGTATCGAAAACACCATATTTAGTAAGTTGGTTATTGCCATGGCTATCACCGAATCGCTCGGTATTTACTCATTGGTTATTGCCTTGCTCATTCTGTTTGTCTAG
- the atpF gene encoding F0F1 ATP synthase subunit B, which produces MELFSALGIDYKILIAQVINFAVLGFILYKVGYKPILKFVQDRTATIELGVKQAEEAKLAITAATADQQNIIKQAKVAAQKLLDEAKEQSLVQGQQLVERSKVAASKVVEQAKHDIRLEHDKMMQGAKAELSELVLLATEKILKQKLTAEADKSLIEKTIHEI; this is translated from the coding sequence ATGGAACTGTTCTCTGCGCTCGGCATAGACTACAAAATCCTCATTGCGCAGGTGATTAATTTTGCTGTACTTGGTTTTATCTTGTACAAAGTTGGCTATAAACCAATTTTAAAGTTTGTGCAGGATCGTACCGCCACCATTGAATTGGGCGTAAAACAAGCTGAGGAGGCCAAGCTAGCCATCACTGCAGCGACCGCTGATCAGCAAAATATTATCAAACAAGCCAAGGTAGCTGCTCAAAAACTATTAGATGAAGCCAAAGAGCAATCATTGGTACAAGGGCAACAACTGGTTGAACGCAGTAAAGTCGCGGCCAGTAAAGTAGTTGAGCAAGCCAAACATGACATCAGATTAGAGCACGATAAAATGATGCAAGGGGCTAAAGCTGAATTAAGTGAGTTAGTGCTATTAGCGACCGAAAAAATTCTCAAACAGAAACTAACAGCTGAGGCGGATAAAAGTTTAATTGAAAAAACTATCCATGAAATATAG
- a CDS encoding F0F1 ATP synthase subunit delta — MKYSARIYAETWFSSLSEAPNSDWAKLSTNYLQHIYRHGHIKWLPEIVRLIAELEHKKNGTTPVVVTTAHNADENLVKQLTDKILPNTTVVIEQRVDPAMLGGIKLATSNQRWDASVLGHLNHLAHSLSL; from the coding sequence ATGAAATATAGTGCCCGTATTTACGCTGAAACTTGGTTTTCCTCTTTGTCTGAGGCACCAAATTCTGACTGGGCAAAGCTGTCGACTAATTACTTACAGCACATTTATCGCCATGGTCATATAAAATGGCTACCGGAAATTGTCAGATTAATTGCGGAATTAGAACACAAGAAAAATGGCACAACCCCAGTGGTTGTCACTACCGCGCATAATGCTGACGAAAATCTCGTGAAACAATTGACAGACAAAATTTTACCCAACACCACCGTTGTCATCGAACAGCGCGTTGATCCAGCCATGCTCGGTGGTATTAAACTTGCCACCTCAAACCAACGCTGGGATGCCTCAGTGCTGGGACATTTAAACCATTTAGCACATAGCCTTTCTTTATGA
- the atpA gene encoding F0F1 ATP synthase subunit alpha, translated as MNESIVQHLKEEIANFKQTVAAEEIGTVIEIGDGIVKAVGLANVRGSEMVEFDNGVQGVALNLEEGMVGIMVMGEFSGISEGMTVKALGKILEVPVGEAMIGRVVDALGRPKDGKGPIKTDKTYPMERIAPGVITRKSVHQPVQTGLKSIDAMTPVGRGQRELIIGDRQTGKTAVAIDTILNQKGQNMMCIYVAIGQKESKIAQLVAKLEEKGAMEYTVVVCTSAAEPAALSFLAPYAGCAMGEYFMDNGKDALIVYDDLSKHAVAYRQISLLLRRPPGREAYPGDVFYLHSRLLERAAKLNEDNGNGSLTALPIIETQGNDVSAYIPTNVISITDGQIYLETNLFNKGFRPAINVGLSVSRVGGAAQIKAMKKVAGTLRLGLAQFRELEAFTQFGSDLDETTKKQLERGKRLEELLKQKQFEPLAVEHQVVQIYAVTKGLTDDVPAHTIESFSSNLITYIEQHAPQLFEKIRTDKAFDDAWEEKLQATIKEYKNTLAR; from the coding sequence ATGAACGAATCGATTGTACAACACCTAAAAGAAGAAATTGCCAACTTTAAGCAGACGGTAGCAGCTGAAGAAATCGGCACAGTGATTGAAATTGGCGATGGTATCGTAAAAGCGGTTGGTTTAGCGAATGTGCGCGGTTCAGAAATGGTTGAGTTTGATAATGGTGTCCAAGGGGTCGCTTTGAACTTGGAAGAAGGCATGGTTGGTATCATGGTGATGGGAGAGTTTAGTGGCATCAGTGAAGGTATGACGGTTAAAGCGCTTGGTAAAATATTAGAAGTGCCAGTGGGTGAGGCCATGATTGGTCGCGTGGTTGATGCACTTGGCCGACCGAAAGATGGTAAGGGACCAATCAAAACTGATAAGACATACCCCATGGAGCGCATTGCGCCTGGTGTAATCACACGGAAATCGGTACATCAACCAGTACAAACCGGCCTTAAATCAATCGATGCTATGACACCGGTCGGGCGTGGTCAACGCGAATTGATTATCGGTGATCGGCAAACTGGAAAAACCGCCGTGGCCATTGACACCATTCTCAATCAGAAGGGTCAAAATATGATGTGTATTTATGTAGCGATTGGTCAAAAAGAAAGTAAAATTGCTCAATTGGTGGCTAAACTTGAAGAGAAAGGCGCTATGGAATACACAGTGGTGGTATGTACCAGTGCTGCTGAGCCGGCCGCATTATCTTTCTTAGCACCTTATGCTGGTTGTGCCATGGGTGAGTATTTTATGGATAATGGCAAAGATGCTTTAATTGTTTATGACGATCTCTCCAAACATGCCGTCGCTTACCGGCAAATTTCATTATTACTCCGTCGCCCACCCGGCCGAGAAGCTTACCCAGGCGATGTATTTTATCTACACTCACGTTTATTAGAACGCGCTGCAAAATTAAATGAAGACAACGGTAATGGTTCACTCACTGCCCTACCGATTATTGAAACCCAAGGTAATGATGTGTCAGCTTATATTCCGACTAATGTGATTTCGATTACTGACGGGCAGATTTATTTAGAAACCAATTTATTTAATAAGGGTTTCCGTCCAGCCATTAACGTTGGGTTATCAGTTTCTCGTGTCGGTGGTGCGGCTCAGATTAAAGCTATGAAAAAAGTCGCCGGTACCTTGCGGCTTGGTCTAGCTCAATTTCGTGAATTAGAAGCCTTTACCCAGTTTGGTTCTGATCTTGATGAAACCACCAAAAAACAATTAGAACGTGGTAAACGTTTAGAAGAGCTACTTAAACAGAAGCAATTTGAACCATTAGCCGTTGAGCATCAAGTGGTGCAAATATATGCTGTCACCAAAGGTTTAACCGATGACGTACCGGCTCATACTATTGAAAGTTTTAGTAGCAATTTAATTACATACATTGAACAACACGCACCACAACTATTTGAAAAGATTCGTACTGATAAAGCCTTCGATGATGCCTGGGAAGAAAAACTACAAGCTACTATTAAAGAATATAAAAACACTCTAGCGCGGTAA
- the atpG gene encoding ATP synthase F1 subunit gamma yields the protein MALQGREIKNRLRSIKNSKKITKAMELVSAAKMRRAVQSALNTRTYSNLLWDIIRRVKPTDSSNIFFDKPKGEHTTIVLFTSNRGLCGAFNSNVIKKVIQIIKEIGRDNVTVVAIGKKGVSTLNNIGIKAEFAYVKDDSAKTTASIAEIAAYLHKQYALGKTSRVLVAYTDYQSTVLQTPVVKQLFPLIEASSITAAVDNISVDTSTMLDYIYEPNKLDVLEYVIPRLTEVQLYQALLESNASEHSARMLAMKNATDAAGDMIDELVLAFNRARQATITKEIAEISAGTAAVA from the coding sequence ATGGCATTACAAGGTCGTGAAATAAAAAACCGGTTACGGTCCATCAAAAACTCCAAAAAGATAACAAAAGCGATGGAGCTGGTTTCGGCTGCCAAAATGCGTCGCGCCGTACAATCGGCTTTGAATACACGCACCTATTCGAATTTACTGTGGGATATTATCAGACGAGTGAAGCCAACCGATTCATCTAATATCTTTTTTGATAAACCCAAGGGCGAACATACCACGATAGTTTTGTTCACATCAAACAGAGGTTTGTGTGGAGCGTTTAATTCTAACGTGATAAAAAAAGTCATTCAAATCATTAAAGAAATTGGGCGAGATAATGTTACTGTAGTGGCGATTGGTAAAAAAGGCGTTAGCACTTTAAATAATATTGGTATCAAAGCAGAGTTCGCTTATGTAAAAGATGATAGTGCCAAGACTACCGCCTCTATTGCTGAAATAGCTGCGTATTTACATAAACAATATGCCTTGGGAAAAACTAGTCGAGTACTGGTAGCGTATACCGATTATCAATCAACCGTCTTACAAACTCCGGTGGTAAAACAGTTATTTCCCTTGATAGAAGCTAGTAGCATTACCGCGGCGGTCGATAATATTTCAGTCGATACATCAACGATGCTTGATTACATTTATGAACCAAATAAACTTGATGTGTTAGAATACGTCATACCGCGCCTGACTGAAGTTCAGCTGTACCAAGCTCTTTTAGAAAGTAATGCGTCTGAACATAGTGCCAGAATGTTAGCGATGAAGAACGCTACTGATGCGGCTGGTGATATGATTGATGAATTAGTACTGGCCTTTAATCGGGCACGCCAGGCCACCATTACTAAAGAAATTGCTGAAATCTCAGCTGGAACAGCCGCAGTCGCTTAA
- the atpD gene encoding F0F1 ATP synthase subunit beta: protein MSNGKISQVIGPVVDVAFVGELPALLDALEITLDGKKIVLEVQAHVGSSTVRTIAMGSTDGLQRGLEVVATGRSISVPVGKESLGRIFNVTGDVIDGGEPIATSVKRNSIHQAPPKFEDQSTKVEILETGIKVIDLICPFIKGGKIGLFGGAGVGKTVIVQELINNIATAHGGYSVFAGVGERTREGNDLFHEMKDAGVLPKLAMVFGQMNEPPGARARVALTGLTIAEHFRDVDHQDVLLFVDNIFRFTQAGSEMSALLGRIPSAVGYQPTLAQEMGGLQERITSTKNGSITSVQAVYVPADDLTDPAPATTFSHLDSTVVLNRSLAELGIYPAVDPLDSTSTILSPQIVGEEHYRVARAVQQVLQRYKDLQDIIAILGMEELTDEDKMTVSRARKIQRFLSQPFFVAETFTGAPGKYVKLTDTIRAFSEIIAGKHDDKPEQAFYMKGGIEEVKAE from the coding sequence ATGTCGAACGGAAAAATATCACAAGTAATCGGGCCAGTGGTAGACGTTGCCTTTGTAGGTGAGTTACCCGCCCTGTTAGACGCTTTAGAAATTACCCTAGACGGTAAAAAAATTGTCTTAGAAGTCCAGGCACATGTTGGGTCATCTACAGTGCGCACCATTGCCATGGGCTCAACTGATGGCTTACAGCGTGGCTTAGAAGTAGTTGCGACCGGCCGCTCCATCTCTGTGCCAGTTGGTAAAGAATCACTCGGTAGAATTTTTAATGTCACCGGAGATGTAATAGATGGTGGTGAACCTATTGCCACTTCTGTTAAACGCAATAGTATTCATCAAGCACCACCAAAATTTGAAGATCAATCTACTAAAGTAGAAATTCTCGAAACCGGTATTAAGGTCATCGATTTAATCTGCCCCTTTATCAAGGGTGGTAAAATCGGTTTATTTGGCGGCGCCGGTGTTGGTAAAACCGTTATTGTACAAGAGTTGATTAACAACATTGCTACTGCGCACGGTGGCTACTCGGTTTTTGCCGGTGTCGGTGAACGAACTCGTGAAGGTAATGATTTGTTTCATGAAATGAAAGATGCCGGTGTTTTACCAAAACTAGCCATGGTTTTTGGCCAAATGAATGAACCACCTGGCGCCCGCGCTCGCGTAGCCTTAACTGGTTTAACCATTGCTGAGCATTTTCGTGATGTCGACCACCAGGATGTATTGCTTTTCGTGGATAACATTTTCCGTTTCACGCAGGCTGGTTCAGAAATGTCTGCCTTACTTGGTCGCATTCCATCAGCCGTCGGTTACCAGCCAACGTTGGCTCAAGAAATGGGTGGCTTACAAGAGCGGATCACCTCGACTAAAAATGGTTCAATTACTTCTGTACAGGCTGTTTACGTGCCAGCCGATGACTTAACTGATCCAGCTCCGGCCACCACCTTTTCTCACTTAGATTCCACCGTGGTATTGAACCGTTCCTTGGCTGAATTAGGCATCTATCCAGCGGTTGATCCATTAGATTCAACTTCGACCATTTTGTCACCGCAGATTGTTGGTGAGGAACATTATCGGGTGGCTCGAGCGGTGCAGCAGGTTTTACAACGCTATAAAGACCTGCAAGATATTATTGCTATTCTGGGTATGGAAGAATTAACCGATGAAGATAAAATGACTGTGTCACGGGCTCGTAAAATTCAACGTTTCTTATCACAACCTTTCTTTGTGGCTGAAACCTTTACCGGAGCACCAGGCAAATACGTCAAATTAACCGACACCATTCGCGCTTTCTCCGAAATTATCGCCGGTAAGCACGACGATAAGCCTGAACAAGCCTTCTACATGAAGGGTGGCATTGAAGAAGTTAAAGCCGAATAA
- the atpC gene encoding ATP synthase F1 subunit epsilon codes for MKLQLKLVTPITTVFEQEVDGVSLPTQMGQITVLPNHTEIVSVLTAGELIVRNDDKQFPLAVSGGLVEVNKNTLYVLADSAEHAQDIDITAAESRTQQLEQDLKERTDLDLNTYTLLQRQLEAERAKLHVAKKWHK; via the coding sequence ATGAAACTACAGCTCAAACTGGTTACGCCGATTACAACTGTCTTTGAGCAGGAAGTTGACGGGGTTAGTTTACCCACGCAAATGGGTCAGATCACGGTTTTACCAAATCACACTGAAATAGTCAGTGTGCTCACCGCCGGTGAATTAATTGTTCGTAACGATGACAAACAATTCCCCTTGGCCGTCAGTGGTGGTTTGGTAGAAGTAAATAAAAATACTCTTTACGTGTTAGCCGATTCAGCCGAACATGCTCAAGATATCGACATCACAGCCGCGGAAAGTAGAACCCAACAACTCGAGCAAGATCTTAAAGAGCGCACCGACCTTGATCTCAATACCTATACATTATTGCAGCGTCAACTCGAAGCTGAACGTGCCAAACTGCATGTTGCCAAAAAATGGCACAAATAA